The nucleotide sequence GTGTCCGGCTCGGGAAAATCCACGCTGGTGAACGACATTCTCTATCGCGCGCTGGCCAAACAGCTATACCGGTCGCGCGAAGAGCCTGGCGAGCACAAGGCGATCGCGGGCGCGGAGAACATTGACAAGGTCATCCGCATCGACCAGTCGCCGATCGGGCGCACGCCGCGCTCCAACCCGGCTACCTACACCGGCGTGTTCACGCACATCCGTGATCTCTACGCCATGCTGCCGGAATCGCGCGAGCGCGGTTACAAGGCGGGACGGTTCTCCTTCAACGTGCCGGGCGGACGCTGCGAAGCCTGCCAGGGCGAAGGGCAGCGCCGCATCGAAATGAATTTTCTGCCCGACGTGTATGTGCAGTGCGAGGTCTGTGGCGGGCGGCGCTACAACCACGAGACGCTAGCCGTGAAGTACAAGGACTCTTCGATCGCCGACTTGCTGGAGATGCCGGTCGCGGACGCGTTGCCGGTCCTGGAAAACATTCCCCAGGTCCGCCAGAAGCTGCAAACGCTAGTGGATGTCGGGCTGGGGTACATCCATCTGGGGCAGTCGGCGGTAACGCTGTCGGGCGGCGAGGCGCAGCGCATCAAGCTGGCGCGCGAGTTGTCGAAACGCCAGACCGGACGCACGCTTTACCTGCTGGACGAGCCGACGACCGGACTGCATTTTGACGACGTGCACAAACTGCTCGAGGTGTTGCATCGGCTGACGGATTTGGGCAACAGCATCATCATCATCGAGCACAATCTAGACGTGATCGCCAATGCCGACTGGATCGTGGACCTGGGCCCCGAAGGCGGCGAGGACGGCGGGCGCATGGTCGCGCAGGGCACACCCGAGCAGGTGGCAAAGATGAGGAAGTCGTACACCGGACAGGCCCTGGCGGAGTACTTCAGCCGGCGCGCGGCGGTGGTTTAGTCTTTGCGGACGCCGCCACCGGAGAGCCGCGAGTCTCGCGGTCAATTTCAATGCCGCGCAGCCCGGCGAGTTGTCCGCCGATGGAGTAAAGCACGGCCCGGCCCATGACGCGGCGCGGTTCGGCCTGGTTCACGAAGACACGATACTCGGCTTCAAATTCCCCCTCCACCAGCGCGCGATCAAGCGCGGCCTTCACGCGATTCCGGTCTTCGGGATGAATGGATTCCAGCCATATCTCCACCGGTTCTTCCCGGCGCATGGCAATCGTGCTGTACATGTTGGTCCAGGTGACGCGCCGGTTTTGCAGGTCGTACTCCCACGTCCAAATCTTGGCGGTGCTCTTGAGGAACTCGATTTCTTTCCGCTGCAGGGTGACGGACTGCTGCGCGCCGCGCACGGCCTGCTCCTTGCGCTCAACCAGCGCCGCCAGCAGGCAAATGATGAATGAGGTGAAGGCAAAGGCGATCAGGCGAATCCAGTCGCTGCGGTTTTCGATCAGCAGGACCGAAGTCAGGCGCGGCGACTGGTTGGGATTGTTGACGAGCGAGTCCCAGGTGGGACGAAGGAAAAAGATGTCGCTGGCGAACATGGAGAGCGCCGCCGCCACCGCGCCCGCCTGCCATCCGCCCTCAAAGGCGGAAACTGCGACCGCCGCCAGGAAAATACTGAAGAACGAGTGCAGTTCGACGTCGGGTACTTGCAGGGTGATCAGCAGGGCAATTGCGACCAGCATCGCCGGTCCGATGTACCAGCGCACCAAGCGGCTGTTCGCAGCTTCGGCGACGAACTTGAAACGGGGCATAGGCGTGGTTGGCAACAGTGTAGCGGAAGATAGCGCGCTGTGAAACGCGAAGATACACGGCGATTTGCGGCCTGCCTGACATCCAAGTAGAGTTGTCATCGAGGCTAAATCGTTTGCCCCACAGCAAGAATCCGCCTTCCCCGGAGCAACAGAACACTGCGCCTTGGGCTGGAGAAGCGCACGCACCGTCGCCGGGCAAGGCCGTGGCTGAGGATCCGCCGTGGGGAATTGGGGATGTGGTTCGCATCGCGGTGGTAGCGGCAATCGCGATCGGCCTGTTCAGCATGATCGCGATGGGAGTGGCGATCACGAATGCCGGCCCCGTGCACGTCTCCACCTCCGATCTGGCGCGCAATCCGCGGGTGGTGGTTCCGGCGCAATTCGCCGCCTACCTGGTGGTGGTGATCTACATGGTGTGGCTGGTGCGGTCGCCAGGACGGAGCTTCTGGCCCGTGGTCGGCTGGCACTGGCCGCGGGTAAGGTGGGTGGGATGGGCCGGACTCGGTGTCGCGCTGGCGCTGATGGTGCAGGCCGCGTCGACCTTGCTGCCGATTCCCCAGTCGCTGCCCATCGACCGCTATTTCCGCGACACCGCGGGCGCCTACATGATGACGGTTTTCGGCGTGACCTTCGCTCCCTTGGTCGAAGAACTGTTCTTCCGCGGATTCATGTATGCCGCCCTGGCACGCCGGTTGGGAATGATGGCGGCGGTGCTGATCACGGCGGCGCTGTTTGCCTTTATCCACACCTCGCAACTGGCCAATGCCTGGGCGCCGCTGTTGCTGCTGTTCTTCGTCGGCGTGGTGCTGACGGCGGTACGCGCGCGCACGGGATCGGTGGCGACGACGTTTCTTGTCCACGTTGGATACAACGGCACGCTGTTCACCCTGCTCTACGTGGCCAGCGACGCCTTCCGACACCTGGAAAGGCTATCCTGAAGGCCACAGGACCAGGGGCCGCCGTATTGTGGGCGCTATTTCTTTCGCCCCCTAAAGCGGGCTGGTTCGCCGTTTTGGCGATTGTCCCACGGCTCACGCCGGGGGCTAGGTTCTTTCGCGCGCTCGACCTTGCGTTCCGCGACCTTGCGTTCCGGGACGAGGATGTCAACAGAGCCCATGCCGGAAGAAGAAGTAAGAAGTAAGAAGTAAGAAGTAAGAAGTAAGAAGTAGAAGGAAGAAGTACACCTGGGCCGGCTCGCAGTCTGACATCTGACTTCTCGATTCCTGGTTCTTAGTTCAAGTCGGGCGGGCGCGGCGCGTGGTATTTTGTTGGACATGATGGTGCCGCGACAAGAACTGCTGGCGATGCTGGCGCGGAAGTCGTTCCGGCTCGGCGTATTCAAGCTATCCTCCGGCGCGACCAGCGACTACTACATCGACTGCCGCGCCACTACGCTGGATGCCGAGGGCGCGCGTCTCACGGCGCGCACGTTCGTGGATGAATTCTACCGGCGCGGCTGGACGCCACAGGCCATCGGCGGCATGACGCTGGGTGCCGATCCGATCGTGGTGTCGGTAGCGATGCTGACCGCGCAGCAGGTGCAGTCGCGGCGTCCCGAGCGCGAGCCAGCCGATGCGATCGGGGCCTGGCTGGTACACGCCTTCATCGTGCGCAAGGGCGAGAAGGGACACGGCACGGACCAGCGCATCGAGGGCTTCCGCGAAAGCGGCGCACGAGTGGTAATCGTGGATGACGTATGCACCACGGGCGCGTCCACGGTGCAAGCGATCGAAGCGGCGCGCGAGTTCGGCTTCGAGGTGATCGGCGTGATGTGCCTGGTGGAGCGCGAGGAGGCGGGTGGACGTTCGAACGTCGAGAAGGCGGCCGCGCCCGCGCCGTTTGTCTCGATTTTCACGGCAAGCGAGATCCGCGAAGAGCACCTGCGGCTGCAAAGAGTTAGTGAAGCGCGCGGCTGAGAGGCGTTTTCAAATACCCGATTACCCGATCGAAGATCTTATGGTTAAAACCTTGGAATGGACGGAAGACGGCGTGCGTTTTATTGATCAGCGCAAGCTGCCCACGGAGGAGACGTACGTCACCGCGCGGACGTATGAAGAGGTCGCGGAGGCGATTCGCAATATGACGGTGCGCGGCGCACCCGCAATCGGGGTCGCGGCGGCGATGGGCATAGCGCTCGGCGTGCGCGATTCCGACGCGGACCACCTTTCCGAGCTGCGGCGAGACTTCGAACAGATTTGCGAAACGATCGGCGAGACGCGCCCGACGGCGGTCAACCTGTTCTGGGCCATCCGGCGCATGGAGCGCAAGTTCGAGGAAGCCGGCGAACTGCCACTGCCGCAACTCAAGCAGGCACTGATCACCGAGGCGCGGCAGATGTACCTGGAAGACATCGCGGCCAACGAAGCCATGGGACGCCACGGCGCAGTGTTGCTGCCGGCCAGCGGCGGCGTGCTCACCCACTGCAATGCGGGCGCACTCGCCACCTGCGGCTACGGAACGGCGCTGGGCGTCATCCGCGCGGCGATCGAGCAGGGCAAGAAACTGCACGTCTACGCCGACGAGACGCGCCCTTTCCTGCAGGGTTCGCGCCTGACCGCGTGGGAACTGATGCAGGACGGCATTCCCACTACGGTGATCTCCGACAACATGTCCGGGGCGATGATGAAACAGGGGAAGATCAGGGCCGTGGTGGTGGGCGCAGACCGGATTGCCGCCAACGGCGACGTCGCCAACAAAATCGGCACCTACACCGTCGCGGTGCTGGCGAAAGAACACGGAATTCCTTTCTATGTAGCCGCGCCGTTTTCCACGGTTGACATGGACACGCCCGACGGCAGCCGCATTCCCATCGAGCAGCGCTCCACGCGCGAAGTCACGCATATCGGCGACCGCCAGATTGCGCCCACCGGCGTCAAGGTGGAGAACCCCGCCTTCGACGTGACCCCGCACCAGTACGTCACCGCGATCATCACCGAACGTGGCGTCGTGCGGGCGCCGTACGCGGAGTCGCTGGCGGAATTGGCTGGCATGGCGGCCAAATCCTAGAGGATTTCAGGGTCGCCATGGTGCGCCCCCTTCCTTGTTTGCGAGCTGGAGTGTGGTGCGAACTTTTCGGGTCGGGCAGGCGTATCTTTATGCAGGAGATTCCCCGTGCTGACGTTTGTGCTGTGGTGCATCCTGTTTGTACTGTGCTGGCCCATCGCACTGCTGGCGCTGGTGCTGTACCCGATCGTCTGGCTATTCCTGCTGCCGTTTCGGATCCTTGGAATTGCCGTCGGCGGCGTGCTGAAATTGTTGTGGGCGATTGTCACTTTTCCGGCGCGATTGCTGAGAGCGCCGGGACGGGTGTGAGTGATCCCAGGTCTAAAGCCCAGAACTTCATTGTGTCCCTTCGCGCACGGCTAAAGCCGTGCGCTTCCACCAGTGTCCAGAGGGCATTATTCAGCAGCCGGAGCAGTTTACGGTAGTTCCGCCGTGCCCCTTCAAGACTGCCAATCACCGACGACTGCACTATTCACAAAAACTGCGCTAAGCCGAAAGGCGCATCAGGCTAAATCGCGGGCCTGAAGCTCGGCGCCACCGGAGCGAGGAATTTACGGCATCTGCGGCGCGGGGGCGGGCTCGACGTCGGCGCCGCGGTAGGCGCGCAAGATGTCGGCCATGGTGAGGACGCCTTCCAGCCGCTGCTGGTCGGCGCGATGCACCACCGGCAGCAGGCGGAAATCGTAAATATAGTGCAGGGCGGTGTCCAGCGGATGATCGGGGTGCAGGATGGGCGCTCGCGCCGGCGGAAGCACGGTGAGCAGCGACATCTCCTGCTTGCCGAGGCTTGCCATCTTCGCCAGCTCATCCTTTCGCACCACGCTCCACCCGGCGGGCGATCGTCGCACCAGCAGAAGTTCGTCGCCGGCGTGCTCGGCGCGCTTGACCGCCTCGCCCACCGTCAGGTCGTCGTGCAGCACGGCGGGCGGCGGCGGACGCATCGCGTCCTCAATGCGCAGTACCGACAACTCGCGCTGCTCTTCCATGGACGGCAAGTCGATCCCGTCCTGCCGCGACAGTAGGTCGAAGATCGGCACCGGTTGCAGCGCGCGCGAGACGAGATAGGCGATGGCGTTGGCGATGATCACCGGCAGAATGATGGAGTAATTCCCGCTGACCTCCAGGACCATGAACACCGAGGTCATGGGTGCGCGCAGGAATCCCGCGAACAGGACGCCGATTCCGACCAGCGCATAGGCCGCCGAGGAGCCGTTCAGTTGCGGAAAAATGACGTGCTCCACGCCGCCTACCGCGCTTCCCAGCATGGCTCCGATGAACAGCGTGGGCGCGAACATCCCGCCAGGCGTGCCGCTGACAAACGAGATGGTCGTCGAGAGAATCTTCAGGCCGGCGAGGATGCCGAGAAATTGCCAGGTGAACTGGTCGTGCATGGCCTGGTCCACGTACTCGTAGCCCGCGCCCATGATCTGCGGGAACCCGATGAACCCTATGAATCCGATGAGCAGGCCGGCAACACCCGGTTGAATGAACTGCGTCCAGTGCGGCATCGCTTTTAGGCGTGGACGCAGGAAGGCGATGGCCTTCGAGAACACGACCGACGCGAATCCGCCAGCCACGCCGAGCACCGCGTACGCCAGCAGTTCGCCGGGTCGGAACATTTGAAATGCGGGAATTCTGAACAGCGGCGCGAATCCCAAGAA is from Terriglobia bacterium and encodes:
- the mtnA gene encoding S-methyl-5-thioribose-1-phosphate isomerase — encoded protein: MVKTLEWTEDGVRFIDQRKLPTEETYVTARTYEEVAEAIRNMTVRGAPAIGVAAAMGIALGVRDSDADHLSELRRDFEQICETIGETRPTAVNLFWAIRRMERKFEEAGELPLPQLKQALITEARQMYLEDIAANEAMGRHGAVLLPASGGVLTHCNAGALATCGYGTALGVIRAAIEQGKKLHVYADETRPFLQGSRLTAWELMQDGIPTTVISDNMSGAMMKQGKIRAVVVGADRIAANGDVANKIGTYTVAVLAKEHGIPFYVAAPFSTVDMDTPDGSRIPIEQRSTREVTHIGDRQIAPTGVKVENPAFDVTPHQYVTAIITERGVVRAPYAESLAELAGMAAKS
- the pyrE gene encoding orotate phosphoribosyltransferase; translation: MVPRQELLAMLARKSFRLGVFKLSSGATSDYYIDCRATTLDAEGARLTARTFVDEFYRRGWTPQAIGGMTLGADPIVVSVAMLTAQQVQSRRPEREPADAIGAWLVHAFIVRKGEKGHGTDQRIEGFRESGARVVIVDDVCTTGASTVQAIEAAREFGFEVIGVMCLVEREEAGGRSNVEKAAAPAPFVSIFTASEIREEHLRLQRVSEARG
- a CDS encoding chloride channel protein produces the protein MNFRLLRRAFAEDRLFLLLAVVIGVLSGLSVVCFRIAIDWSRLHLLGSAVPPTGLRLMLAPALVGLLVAAIVMLAFPRVRGSGVNQTKAALYIYNGYIPFRTVIGKFLCSALAIGAGHSLGPEDPALQIGAGIASALGRRLHLSREKVRLIAPVGAAAGLAAAFNAPISAVLFVIEEVIGRWSAGVLGAVVLSAVASAVVERWFLGFAPLFRIPAFQMFRPGELLAYAVLGVAGGFASVVFSKAIAFLRPRLKAMPHWTQFIQPGVAGLLIGFIGFIGFPQIMGAGYEYVDQAMHDQFTWQFLGILAGLKILSTTISFVSGTPGGMFAPTLFIGAMLGSAVGGVEHVIFPQLNGSSAAYALVGIGVLFAGFLRAPMTSVFMVLEVSGNYSIILPVIIANAIAYLVSRALQPVPIFDLLSRQDGIDLPSMEEQRELSVLRIEDAMRPPPPAVLHDDLTVGEAVKRAEHAGDELLLVRRSPAGWSVVRKDELAKMASLGKQEMSLLTVLPPARAPILHPDHPLDTALHYIYDFRLLPVVHRADQQRLEGVLTMADILRAYRGADVEPAPAPQMP
- a CDS encoding CPBP family intramembrane metalloprotease, whose amino-acid sequence is MPHSKNPPSPEQQNTAPWAGEAHAPSPGKAVAEDPPWGIGDVVRIAVVAAIAIGLFSMIAMGVAITNAGPVHVSTSDLARNPRVVVPAQFAAYLVVVIYMVWLVRSPGRSFWPVVGWHWPRVRWVGWAGLGVALALMVQAASTLLPIPQSLPIDRYFRDTAGAYMMTVFGVTFAPLVEELFFRGFMYAALARRLGMMAAVLITAALFAFIHTSQLANAWAPLLLLFFVGVVLTAVRARTGSVATTFLVHVGYNGTLFTLLYVASDAFRHLERLS
- a CDS encoding DUF4118 domain-containing protein; this encodes MPRFKFVAEAANSRLVRWYIGPAMLVAIALLITLQVPDVELHSFFSIFLAAVAVSAFEGGWQAGAVAAALSMFASDIFFLRPTWDSLVNNPNQSPRLTSVLLIENRSDWIRLIAFAFTSFIICLLAALVERKEQAVRGAQQSVTLQRKEIEFLKSTAKIWTWEYDLQNRRVTWTNMYSTIAMRREEPVEIWLESIHPEDRNRVKAALDRALVEGEFEAEYRVFVNQAEPRRVMGRAVLYSIGGQLAGLRGIEIDRETRGSPVAASAKTKPPPRAG